Genomic window (Lewinellaceae bacterium):
AATACCTGATCGGGGAAGGCGCCCGGCTCATCATACCCAAAAATGGGCAATTCAACACGCATATCAACGTGACCTGCGCTACAGTTCCCAAAGGCGGGGAAGTTCGCAAAGCCGTTGCTTTTCTGGAATACATGACTTCCAGAGAAGCGCAAATGGATTATCCCCGGGTGGCTCAGGAGCATCCGGTAAACGTCATGGCCATTCCTTCCGATTACATCATCGAAGAAGTCGGGCCAGTGGAAGAAGATGACCTGGAACTCAACCTGCTTGGGCAGTACAACCAACAAGCCCGGCAGATACTGAAAGAGGTTGGGTGGAAATAAAAAACTTAACTATGCCGTTTTTTCAAGCAGCCAGAAGGGGGGACAATGCCCCGTATAAATACGTATTGACGATTATTGCCGTAGTCGTCGGGGCTTTTATCGGGCAGATTCCTTTGGGGATTGCCGTAACCATGAAGATGAGGGAAAATGGCGTGGGATTGGAAGAAATGGAAGCCTTTCAGGAATCGCTCGACTTCTCCAGGCTGGGAATGGATTCCAACCTGGCGCTGTTTCTGATGCTGCTCTCTTTCGTGGCGGCTCTGGGGGCGCTCTTTCTCTGCGTGGCGGCCCTGCACAAAAAAAGAGCCGCAGACGTACTGACGGGACGACGCCGGCTGGATTGGGGCCGGATTGCCTTTGCCTTTGCCTTCTGGTTTGCCCTCAGCGCCGGGCTGGAAGTGGTGGCCTACCTGCTCGACCCCGGCAATTACACTTTGCAGTTCGAGCTTTCCAGTTTTATGCCCTTGCTGCTGATCTCCCTGCTGGTATTGCCGCTGCAAACTACTTTTGAGGAGGCTTTGTTTCGCGGCTACCTCATGCAGGGTTTCGGGCTGTTGTTTGGCAACCGCTGGCTGCCCCTGCTGCTGACCTCGGCAGCCTTTGGCCTGCTGCACTTCGCCAATCCGGAGGTCGGCGAGTTTGGTTTTGGCCTCATGATGTCGTACTACATCGGCACAGGCCTGTTGTTGGGGCTGTGCACGCTCATGGATGAAGGCACGGAGCTGGCGCTGGGGCTGCACGCCGCCACCAATATTTACGGGGCTACTGTGGTTAGTTTTGCCGGCTCGGCTTTGCAAACCCAGGCCATTTTTCGGGTAAAAGAGCTGGATGTAGCCCTGATGTTGGCAATTGCTGTTGCCAGCGGAGCGTTATTCCTTTTGGTTTCCGCCCGGAAATACGGATGGCAGGACTGGGGCAAGCTCTTCCGCCGGATAGAATTTGAAGAAGTTGCGGTTTCCGGCGAAGCTGCGGGCAGCGAACAAACGGGCAATATTTTACCCGAAGACGAAGCGTTATAACGCTTACCTTTCGCAGCGCCTCATAACCCTTTTTTTATTTTTCGTTTTTCTACTCAAAGCAACTAAAAAGAACGGCATAGCATGAGCACCTGGAAATTATTGGCCCTTCTGCTTTTTTCGGCTGCCTGCCTGCAGGCGCAGCCCGAGCGTTGGCAGCAAAGGGTAGAGTACAAAATGGCGATCGATTTTGATGTGAAAGACCACCAGTTTAGCGGTACGCAGCAATTGGCCTATTACAACAATTCTCCGGACACCCTGGACCGGGTTTTCTACCATCTTTACTTCAATGCTTTTCAGCCCAACAGCATGATGGATGTGCGTTCGCGCACCATTCTGGATTCCGACCCGCGGGTAGGCAGCCGTATTTTCGAGTTGAAAGAAAAGGAGATCGGTTATCACAAGATTCGTTCCCTGCGAATGGATGGGGAGCCTGTCGATTTCGAAGTGGCAGGCACCATTCTGGAAGTCCAGTTAGATCGCCCTATACTGCCCAACAGCAAAGCTGTTTTTGAGATGGAATTCCAATCTCAGGTGCCGTTGCAGGTGCGCCGCTCCGGCCGGGACAATTCCGAAGGCATTGCCTACTCTATGTCGCAATGGTACCCGAAAATGTGCGAATACGATTACCAGGGTTGGCACGCCAACCCTTACATCGGCCGGGAATTCTACGGGGTGTGGGGCGATTTTGACGTCACCATTAATATAAACCGGGATTATACCGTTGCGGCCAGCGGTTATTTGCAGAATCCCGAAGAGATCGGGCATGGATACAGCAGCGCCTCTGCCCGGAGCAACAGCAAAAAGCTGAGTTATCATTTTGTAGCGCCGCAAGTACACGATTTTGTCTGGGCCGCCGACCCGGATTACACCCACGACACCTTTACCCGAAAGGACGGCACCGTGCTCCACTTTTTCTATCAGAAAAACGAAAACACGGAAGAAGCCTGGGGCCGCCTGCCGGCGATCATGGACAAAGCCTTTGATTTCATCAATGCCAATTACGGGCAATACCCCTACAAACAGTATTCCTTCATTCAGGGCGGCGATGGCGGCATGGAATACCCCATGGCCACCCTCATCACCGGGGAGCGGAGCCTGGGCAGCCTGGTCGGCGTTTCCGTCCACGAGCTGATGCACAGCTGGTATCAGATGGTGCTCGGAACCAACGAAAGCCTCTACGCCTGGATGGACGAAGGCTTCACCAGCTGGGCTTCCGACGAGGTCATGAACTACCTGCGGGGCGAAGGGCTTATCCCCGGGCGCAAGTTAGCCAACCCTCACGCCAGCGATTACCAGGGGTACGTCAATTTTGCGAAAAGTGGTTTTGAAGAGCCGCTCATCATCCACGCCGACCATTTCGTGACCAACACGGCTTATGGCATTGCCTCTTATACCAAGGGGGCGGTGTTCCTCGCCCAGCTCGAATACATCATTGGGCCGGATGCCTTCCGGAAAGGCATGCGGAGGTACTTCAACACCTGGAAATTCAAACACCCCAATGCCAATGATTTCATACGGATAATGGAAAAGCAATCGGGCCTGGAACTGGATTGGTACCGGGAGTACTGGATCAATACTACTCATACGATTGACTACGCCGTGAGAAGCGTTGGCGAGTTGGAGGATTCAGCCGGGAAGTCCGTGGTCACGCTGGAAAAGGCCGGCATCATGCCCATGCCGCTGGATGTGCTCGTCCTCTATGCGGATGGGAAAAAAGATCTGTTCAATATTCCCCTTCGGATCATGAGGGGCCACAAGCCGGCGCAAGCTTCCGATGCTGGCTTTAAAGTGCTGGAAGACTGGCCCTGGGTCAATCCAACATACCAATTCATCCTCGACGTTGCCCCTTCTGAAATCCTCGACGTCATCATCGATCCTGACGGCGGCATGGCGGATGTCAACCGGGATAATAATTCCTTGAAGGCGAAGTGATTGGGTTGAGGTTAAGGTTGAGGTTGCTTGCCCTGTAGCAAAGCCCTGTGCGCTGTGCTACAGGGAGAAATGCTATTTCGACGTTTTATTTTACTCAGTTAAAGTTTTCTTGACAAATATATGATTAAAAAAACACTCCAAAACATCGAATCCTTTACTGCAGGCGACGACACGCTGATCCGGGAAGTGCTGCATCCAAAAAATGATGGCTTGTCTCTGGGCTACAGCCTGGCTTTTGCGACATTGGAACCGGGCCAGGCCTCCTTGCCTCACGTACTTCTCAGCAGTTCGGAAGTTTATGTCATTCAGAAGGGTAGGGGGCGGGCCTATATCGAAGAGGAAACGGCTGACGCCAACCCCGGGGAGGTGCTCTTCATCCCCGCAGGCGCGCGCCAGTATATTGAGAATACGGGCGAGGAGGCCCTGGAGTTTTGGTGCATCGTTTCTCCGCCCTGGAGTGGGGAGGACGAGTGTTTGGTTGACTAATTCTATCTATCTGGCGGCTACCCTTCTAAGGTTGGACAGCCACAGGCTCGGTCTTGGCTGGCATCGTACATCGTACACAGTCCATGCAATTTTTGTCCAACGTTAGACGAGTAGCCTATCTGGCTAGAATGGCCTTCCTGATTTGGGCCTCCGCTCCAGCTTGCAATCGGAAGACATACACGCCTGGCGCCAATTTGCCCGCTTCAAAAGAGCGTTCATAACGGCCAGCCGGCAGGCGCTCGTTGGCCAGTGTTGCCACTTTCCGACCCGTCGCGTCGTGTTCGCTGAGAGTTACCTGTGCAGAATACGGCACTCGAAACCGAGCCCAGGTTACTGCCTTAAACGGATCGGGGTAGCAATCGAGTACGAGGCCACCTGCTGTGGTAGGGGAAGAAATGCCAGTTAGTGTATTTTGAAATCTCGCCACGGCAAGGTCATAACTTGTTCCAACGCTCGCGCCGGACATCACGATCCTGCCGTCTATACAAAGTTGAAGAAAAAGGCTATTTTTGCAACCCCGGAAAAGAGCCTTTAAAAGCTCTCAAACAAGCAAACTGCATGAAAATACTTCAACTTTGCAAAAAATTTCCCTACCCGCTGAAGGATGGCGAGTCAATCGCAGTGAATACGTTGAGCCGGCCTCTTCACAACCTGGGCTGCGAAGTATCTCTGCTGGCCATGAATACCCATAAGCACTATTTTCAGGAGGACGCATATCCCGAGGCGCTGAGCCACTATCAGGACATTATTAAAGTACCGGTGGACAGCCGGGTGAAACCCACCGATGCCTTTCTAAACCTCTTTTCCCGGGAATCCTATCATATATCCCGTTTCGTATCGCCGGCGTTCCGGCAGCAACTCATTGAGCTGCTCCGGAGCAATACCTTTGACCTTATTCAGTTGGAGACGCCTTACCTGGCGCCGTACATCCCAACCATCCGCCAATACTCGGATGCCCTGGTCGCCATGCGGGCGCACAATGTGGAGCACGAGATTTGGGAGCGCATCGCCGAAAACACCGCCTTCCTGCCCAGGCGCTGGTATTTGAAATACCTGGCGAATAAGTTGCGCCGCTACGAGGCGCGGCAATTGCAGCAATACGATATGCTGGTGGCCATCACCCAGCGCGACCTCGAACGCTTCCGAAAGCTGGGCTACCAGAAGGCGGCGGCGGTGGCGCCTATCGGCATCTGCTCCGAGGCCTATCAGCCCGATTACAGCAGCTACCGGCGGCCTTTGTCGATTTCTTTTATCGGCTCTCTGGATTGGATGCCCAACCAGGAGGGGCTGCTGTGGTTCCTCAGCCAGGTGTGGGAGCCGTTGGCCAGAAAATACCCGGAACTGGAACTCCACATTGCCGGCCGGAATACGCCCGCAGACTGGGAAACCAAACTGGCGGGCAACCAGGTGTTCATTCACGGCGAAGTGCCCGATGCGGCTCAATTCATCAATGGCCACAGCTTGATGGCCGTCCCCTTGCTTTCCGGTAGCGGAATGAGGGCCAAAATCCTGGAGGGCATGGCCCTGGGCCGGGTAGTGCTGACGACCAGCGTAGGGCTGGAGGGCATCGCCGCGCGCCCTGGCAAAGAGGTGCTGCTCGCCGATACCGCAGAGCAGTTTATCCGGCAAATTGAGCATTGCCGCCTTCAGGGCCAGCAGATGGAAAGCATGGGGCGGCGGGCCCGTAGCTTCGTCACAGTCGAGTATGACAGCCAGGCCATCGCCCGACGGCTCCTGGACGCTTACCTGGCTTTAACCATGGAAGTAGCCTGATGATGAACTGGATTCTGGGTATTGTTTTCTGGTTGAGTTTGTTGGGTATCCTGCATTCCTATCTTTTTTACCCTTTGCTGCTCCGCTGGCTGGCCAGGGGAAAAAAAGCCAACCGGCTGGTGTATGCTCCGGAGGACGACTGGCCGCAAGTTTCCGTTCTCCTGTCGGCTTACAACGAGCAGGCAGTTATCCGCCAGAAAATGGACAGCCTGCTCCAATTGTCGTATCCAAAGGAAAAACTCAACTTTTATATCGGCTCCGATTGTTCCAGCGATGGGACCAACGCCATTCTGGAAACTTACGCGGCAAAGACTCCCCGCCTTCACTTTTTCCCTTTTGCAGAGCGCCGGGGAAAGCCCGGCGTGATCAATCAGTTGGCGGAGATGGCTGCAGAAGGCCAGGATAAAAACCCGGAACACATTTTCATCCTTACCGACGCCAGCGTGATGATGGATCCTGGCTGCTTGCGGGCTTTGGTGCGCCACTTCAAAAACCCGGAGATCGACATCGTAGACGCCCACATGATCCACGTCGGGATGAAAGAGGAAGGCATTTCCCAGGCGGAAGATGAATACATTTCCTCCGAAGTGCGGCTCAAACACCGGGAAGGGCTGGTGTGGGGCAAGATGATCGGTCCGTTCGGAGGCTGCTTTGCCCTGCGGGCCAGCCGCTTTTCCAAAGTGCCTGCCAACTTCCTGGTGGACGATTTTTACCTCACCATGAAGGTTTTTGAACAGGGAGGAAAGGCGATCAACGACCTGGAGGCCACCTGCCGGGAGCCCGTTTCCCACGAGTTGCGGGAAGAGTTTCGCCGAAAGGCCCGCATCTCCGCCGGCAATTTTCAGAACATGACTACTTTTCCTCACCTCTGGTGGCCGCCGCTGCGCCCTTTGTCCTTTGCCTTCTTTTCCCACAAGGTGCTGCGCTGGCTCGGCCCCTTTCTCATTCTGGCCATCCTGCTCAGCTCCGCCCTTTTGGCACTGGGAGGCAACTTATTTTATTGTCTGCTGTTTTGGGTTATGGCGGGCGGTTCGATATTGTTACCTTTGCTCGACCTGTTGTTTAACGCTCTGGGGTTAAACATCTTACCGCTGAGAGGCGCCCGTTACTTTGTAATGATGAACCTGGCCCTGCTCCAGGGTTTTATTAAATTCATAAAAGGTATTCGTTCTAATGTCTGGGAACCAACTAAAAGAAGCCATCCAACCAAGCCTTAAGCTGAATGCGATCGAAGAGGCCATAGCCGACATCAAGGCCGGCAAAGTGATCATTGTAGTCGATGACGAGGATCGGGAAAACGAGGGCGATTTTATCTGTGCGGCGGAGTGCGTAACCCCGGAGATCATCAACTTCATGGCCACCCATGGCCGGGGCCTCATCTGCGCTCCTATCGACGAGAAACGGGCCGACCAGCTGGAGCTCGAAATGATGGTCTCTTCCAATACCGCCCTGCACGAGACGGCCTTTACCGTTTCGATCGACCTGATCGGCCAGGGGTGCACCACCGGCATTTCGGCCTACGACCGGGCCACCGGCATCCGGGCATTGGTCGACCCCAAAACCAAGCCGTCCGATTATGCCCGTCCCGGGCATATTTTCCCGCTGCGGGCCAAGACGGGCGGCGTGCTGCGGCGCACCGGCCATACCGAGGCGGCCATCGACCTGGCTCGCCTGGCCGGCTACGCTCCCGCCGGCGTTCTGGTGGAAATCCTAAACGAAGACGGCACCATGGCCCGCCTGCCGCAACTGATGGAGATCGCCGAACGGTTCGGCCTCAAGATCATCGCCATCAAAGACCTGGTGGCCTACCGCATGCGCACCGAGCGCATCGTCAAGCGGGAAGTGTCGGTCCACCTGGAGACGAAGTACGGCAATTTTGAGGTCATCGCCTTCCGGCAGATCACCACCAACGACATCCACCTGGCCATCAAGTGCGGAGACTGGCAGCCGGAAGAGCCGGTGCTCGTCCGCGTGCATTCCTCCACCGAAACCGGAGATATCCTGGGCGCCCTCTTCGATGATTATGGCGTGCAACTGCAACGCTCCATCGAGATGATATCGGCAGAAGGCCAGGGCCTGCTGCTCTACATGCGGCACGGCGAAAAAGCAGATACCATCCTGCACCGCCTGGAGTCTTACCGCCAGAAGGAGGAAAAGGGGGAGAATGTCGCCCTGGAGAAAAAAGGGGAGATGACCCAGCGGGATTTTGGGGTAGGCGCTCAAATCCTGCGGGAACTCGACATCTGCAAGATACGGCAGATTACCAACAACCCGAAACGCCGTATCGGGCTGATCGGGTATGGGCTGGAGATTGTGGAGAATGTGCCCCTCGTGTTGCGATCATCCTGATCGCCCGGCATGTCGGAGGGAATGGAACGCGGATGAACGCGGATGCGGCGGGTTGTCGCGGGTTTGGAGGTGCTCCTGCTCTCGTGCTGCGATCATCCTGATCGCCCGGCATGTCGGAAGGAAGGGAACGCGGATGAACGCGGATGCGGGGGATTGTCGCGGGTTTGGAGGTGCTCCTGCTCTCGTGCTGCGGCCATTCTGGCTGCCCGGCATAACGCTACTATTGGTTATTGATTTCATAGCACCCTATTTGCCCTGGAAATCAATAACCAATAGTCAACCAACACCTATGCGGTACGAACGGAAATACAAACTCGATAGCCTCCATCCTTCCGCTTTCGAGCAGGCCATCCGCCTGCACCCGGCCAGCTTTCGCCCCATCTATTCCCCCCGCCAGGTCAACAACCTCTATTTTGACACGCCCGATTTCATCGCTTTCCACGATAATGCCGCCGGCGTTTCCCAACGGGTAAAGCACCGCCTGCGCTGGTATGGGCGGCCTTTTGAGGTTATCAATGACCCCGTGTTGGAAACCAAGGTGAAAGACAACCTGTTGGGGCGAAAGGAGAGCTTCCCCCTGCCGCCTGGCCAATACCGGGCCGATAAGTTGGATGGCTTGCTGGGGCAGGTACGGCAGCACCTCGGCTACGGTCTGGAACTGCAGCCCGTACTTTTCAATTCCTACCACCGCTCTTACTGGACCACCCCCAACGGCCGCTTTCGCATTACTGTAGACAGCGAACTGCAATTCGGGGCTTACCGGGAGCAGGAGGGCAGGTTGTTGCCTTATAGCCTGCCGGCTGTGATCCTGGAACTGAAGTACGAGCAGGAAGAGGAGGAGGAGAGTGATTTCATCCTCCAGCACCTTCCCTTCCGGCAGACGAAGAGTTCGAAGTATGGAATGGGGGTGGAGGTGTGTTATGGAGGGGTGCTATAACTGGTGAAAAGTATTGCCAGTGGGCCATATTCCGGAAACTTGGTCGATGATCCACTGACAATACTATTGCCGAAGACAATCAGCTTCTTACTTTTTCATAATAAGCTGAGATCTGCGCCAATTGGTGCTTCCAGTACCCGAAATAACTACATTGTACATTCCTGAAGAAAAATCCGCTATAGAAATCCGTTCGATTGAATTGACGGCTTCCAAAGTTTGCTCAAAAACAATCCTACCAAAAGGATCGAAGAGCTGTATCGTTGCGGGATGCCCTTGAAACATCGCCGAAAATGGAATATGCAGCTGGTCTTCCGCTGGATTCGGAAAGATAAATCGATTTCCACAATCTTCAACAGTAAAAGATGCACCGGTCACGTCGAGTGCGCCGCAGATGGTTCCACCGCCCTGCACGAGCAGGCCGTTGACGTCAAACCCGGTAGTAACGCCAAACTGCACGATGCCCAGGTCAAGGGTGTTTGGGTCGTAGACCAGGGTGTGAATGGTGTACCTGCCGGTGGCATTTACATTGAACTCCGGCTCGTCGCTGACATCCCGTATAACCAGCCCGCTGCCCTGGGTCAATACGTAGATGACTTCATAGCCGTCGGGCACTTCGGGGCCGTCGTCTTTTTCCGCTTCGATCGCCGCTGTGCCATTGCCAAGGCAATCCTGATCTTCGGGTTCTAGGGTGCCGGCGTCGGCTTCGCAGGAGCAGTCGTCGACGGTAAACTGTGCGCCGGCCACGTCGAGGGCGCCGCAGATGGTTCCGCCGCCCTGCACGAGCAGGCCGTTGACGTCAAAGCCGGTGGTGCTGCCGAACTGCACGATGCCCAGGTCGAGGGTGTTGGGGTCGTAGACCAGGGTGTGGATGGTGTAGTCGCCTGTGGCGTCGACGGTAAATTCCGGCTCGCCGCTGACGGCCTGGATGACCAGCCCGCTGCCCTGGGTCAGCACGTAGATGACTTCGTAGCCGTCGGGCACTTCGGGGCTGTCGTCTTTTTCCGCTTCGATCGCCGCTGTGCCATTGCCAAGGCAATCCTGATCTTCGGGTTCTAGGGTGCCGGCGTCGGCTTCGCACCGGCGATTTTCAAATGCGAATCCGCTTTCGCCCGCATCCATAGAAACCATCGGGTGAAGGCTTGTAGCTGTCAGCGGTTTAAACAAGAGGCCGTTACAAAGGAAAAGAGCCAGCAAGTACAGCTTGAAACTTTTTGAGTAGATTACTAATGCCATAGTTTTGAGATTGTTATGAAAAGGAGATATTGCATGTTTTCAATATAGCCCAGGCTTTCCAGCCGAGAAGCCCATCGCTGCAAATGCGAGAACCGGCTTTTTATGAGAGCGTACAAATACTGAAAAGGCGAACAACAGAGGCAAGGAACCTGTTCACGCCAACATCGAAACACGATGGCAGAAGTTGCAGAAAAGACAACTACTTTGCAAAATGGAGATTTAACCGACCTGGCTAGTGCGACTATAACGAAATAACCGGGCAGTTTCGGTAGCCCATATAGCCAGGTTTCCAGGGCTCTTAACTGCCCCGCTATTTAGTGCGCGAGGCACTAGAACTTCGGGCACAACACCACCTCATCCTCATACTCGCCCAAATAAGCGATAGAAATCTCAATAGCCCCGCTGCGCTGCCGCTGCGTACCCAGGGCGCTCGCCCGGGCGTCGTAACTAACACCCAGGAGGAAGCTGTTGTATTCGATGCCCACCATGGCGACGATGGCGTCGAGAGAGAAGCTGTCGTCGGCATTTCTTACCGGGCGCAGCCAGCCGCCGACGTGCAGAGCGGTGCCATTGATGTCGTCGATCAGGAAGCGGATGTTGCTGCCGGCATTGAGCGCCAGGTGCGGGCCCTGGTTGTACACCAGGGCGCGGGGATGGAACTGGATGGACTCTCCAACGGGAATTCTCAGGTTGAGGTAGGCGGAGTATTTCCGCAGCAGGGTGTTGCTCTCCGCCCGGTCGGGATCCTGGTCGCTGGCGAAAAAGCTCACTTCGGGTTCGAGGATGTGGTGCATGGCCGCTCCGGCAAACAGGCCGATGGAGCGCTCGGGAGCGTAGGAGTAGTTGAGGCCTACTGCAAAATCGGCGACGGCGAAGTTGTTTTCGGGAAAAATCTCCGCTGTGGGGTTGTCATAACCCGAGGAACCGGAAAACTGGTCTTCGAAGAAGAGATTGCCATAGCTGAAGTTGCGCTGGGAAATGCCCGCCTGGGCGCCGATGCTCAGAAACTCGTTGTTGCGCGGGCTGAGGGATTTGTGGAAACCGCCGGAGATGTTGATCTGGTTGTTGGAGTAGCCCACTTCGGGCACTTTGTCGTTGTAAAAAACGACGCCCACGCCAAAGGCGTCCTTGTACCGTTTGCCCACATTCCGGAAGTTAAACCGCAGATCGATGGCGCCGGCGAAAGTCTTGTACGGCTCCTGGTCGCGGTAGATCAGGGCGACGCGGTACTTGCCGTCGAAGGTGCCGGTGAGCGCCGGGTTGAGCGTCAGAGGGGAGGCGAAGAATTGGGTGAAGTGCTGGTCCTGAGCCTTCCCCGTGGCGGCGATGGCCAGGACAAAAATAATCGGTAATAATTTCCTCATAAGATTGCTGGTACGTAACGTTCGCGCAAATGTAGTGGATAAATTGTAAAGAAGACAACGGACTTTCCCCGATAATTATTATTTTTGAAATTGCGGTAACAATAATTTCCAAAAAGAACCCAGCATGCAGCAGGAGGAAATGAGCTGTTTTGGAGGTGGAAAACGGCACAGATGTCTTATGTAATTTGCCCGGTAAGTATTGTTCCCATCCGGAACAGCTCCTCGAATAAAAGCGAGATGATCTCTCAGCTCCTGTTCGGCGAACTGGCCGAGGTGCTGGAAACCAAGGGCCGTCAATGGACGAAAGTCCGCTGCGCGTGGGACAACTTCGTGGGCTGGGCGGCCACCAACCAACTCAGGCCCGTCACGCCTACCGAGTTCAAGCGCTTTCAGCACGACTTTGCCTACAGCCTGGAACTCTTCCACACCATTCTCGCCAACGATTTCTGCGTGCCCATCGTGATGGGCGCCCAACTGCCGGGCTTCGACGGCATGCGCTTCAAAATGGAGGAACACTACTTCACCTTCAGCGGCCAGGCCGTTTTTCCGGAACACATCGAGCAAACCCCGGAATTTATCATCAAGATCGCCCGCAAATACCTGCATGCGCCTTTCCTCTGGGGAGGCCGCTCGCCCATGGGCATCGACGGGCCCGGCCTGATCCAGATGGTCTTCAAACTGACGGGCATCTCCATGCCCCGGGAAGCCGAGCAGCAGGTCTACCTGGGAGAAGCGGTCGATTTCGTCGAGCAGAGCCGCCCGGGCGACATCGCTTTTTTTGAAAATAAAACCGGGAGGATAACCCACTGCGGCATCATCCTGCCCAACCGTGAAGTGCTGCACGCCTATGGCAGCGTCCGCATTGATGCCATCGACCACTTTGGGATTTATAATAAGAAACAGGGCCGGTATACTCACCGGCTGCGGGTGGTCAAGCGCATGCTGAAAGGCAAGGTAGAAAAGCAGGATACGGTGGAAAAGGCCGTGGAAAAAGCGGAGGGGCAGTTTGAACTCTTTTAATCACTCCTCACACCGCCTGAATAATATCGTATTTCGTCAGAATATGCAACGCCCCGGCTTTGTCCCGCGCCATGACAGCAGGAATCGTCCGGCTGACGAACTGGCTCAACTGGCTGAAGGGCAGGTCGACGCTGACAACGGGGAAGGGGTCGCCCATAATGTCTCCCACTTTGTTTTCGGAATTGTCGAAGGGGTTTTCCAGCAGGTAGGACAGCACGGCTGTTTCCGTTATAGAGCCCACCATTTCCTCTCCTTTCATGACCGGCATCTGAGAGATGTCGTATTCCTTCATGATTTTGAAGGCCTGCCGCACGGTATCGTCAATATGGACGGCGATGAACGGCGCTCCCTTTTTTAGGGCCAGGATATCCTTGACGCTCAACTCGCGCTCCAGGAAGCCACGCTCCCGCATCCAGTCGTCGTTGTAAATCTTTCCGACGTAGCGGCTGCCGTGGTCGTGGATCA
Coding sequences:
- a CDS encoding CPBP family intramembrane metalloprotease → MPFFQAARRGDNAPYKYVLTIIAVVVGAFIGQIPLGIAVTMKMRENGVGLEEMEAFQESLDFSRLGMDSNLALFLMLLSFVAALGALFLCVAALHKKRAADVLTGRRRLDWGRIAFAFAFWFALSAGLEVVAYLLDPGNYTLQFELSSFMPLLLISLLVLPLQTTFEEALFRGYLMQGFGLLFGNRWLPLLLTSAAFGLLHFANPEVGEFGFGLMMSYYIGTGLLLGLCTLMDEGTELALGLHAATNIYGATVVSFAGSALQTQAIFRVKELDVALMLAIAVASGALFLLVSARKYGWQDWGKLFRRIEFEEVAVSGEAAGSEQTGNILPEDEAL
- a CDS encoding M1 family metallopeptidase is translated as MSTWKLLALLLFSAACLQAQPERWQQRVEYKMAIDFDVKDHQFSGTQQLAYYNNSPDTLDRVFYHLYFNAFQPNSMMDVRSRTILDSDPRVGSRIFELKEKEIGYHKIRSLRMDGEPVDFEVAGTILEVQLDRPILPNSKAVFEMEFQSQVPLQVRRSGRDNSEGIAYSMSQWYPKMCEYDYQGWHANPYIGREFYGVWGDFDVTININRDYTVAASGYLQNPEEIGHGYSSASARSNSKKLSYHFVAPQVHDFVWAADPDYTHDTFTRKDGTVLHFFYQKNENTEEAWGRLPAIMDKAFDFINANYGQYPYKQYSFIQGGDGGMEYPMATLITGERSLGSLVGVSVHELMHSWYQMVLGTNESLYAWMDEGFTSWASDEVMNYLRGEGLIPGRKLANPHASDYQGYVNFAKSGFEEPLIIHADHFVTNTAYGIASYTKGAVFLAQLEYIIGPDAFRKGMRRYFNTWKFKHPNANDFIRIMEKQSGLELDWYREYWINTTHTIDYAVRSVGELEDSAGKSVVTLEKAGIMPMPLDVLVLYADGKKDLFNIPLRIMRGHKPAQASDAGFKVLEDWPWVNPTYQFILDVAPSEILDVIIDPDGGMADVNRDNNSLKAK
- a CDS encoding cupin domain-containing protein produces the protein MIKKTLQNIESFTAGDDTLIREVLHPKNDGLSLGYSLAFATLEPGQASLPHVLLSSSEVYVIQKGRGRAYIEEETADANPGEVLFIPAGARQYIENTGEEALEFWCIVSPPWSGEDECLVD
- a CDS encoding glycosyltransferase gives rise to the protein MKILQLCKKFPYPLKDGESIAVNTLSRPLHNLGCEVSLLAMNTHKHYFQEDAYPEALSHYQDIIKVPVDSRVKPTDAFLNLFSRESYHISRFVSPAFRQQLIELLRSNTFDLIQLETPYLAPYIPTIRQYSDALVAMRAHNVEHEIWERIAENTAFLPRRWYLKYLANKLRRYEARQLQQYDMLVAITQRDLERFRKLGYQKAAAVAPIGICSEAYQPDYSSYRRPLSISFIGSLDWMPNQEGLLWFLSQVWEPLARKYPELELHIAGRNTPADWETKLAGNQVFIHGEVPDAAQFINGHSLMAVPLLSGSGMRAKILEGMALGRVVLTTSVGLEGIAARPGKEVLLADTAEQFIRQIEHCRLQGQQMESMGRRARSFVTVEYDSQAIARRLLDAYLALTMEVA
- a CDS encoding glycosyltransferase; amino-acid sequence: MMNWILGIVFWLSLLGILHSYLFYPLLLRWLARGKKANRLVYAPEDDWPQVSVLLSAYNEQAVIRQKMDSLLQLSYPKEKLNFYIGSDCSSDGTNAILETYAAKTPRLHFFPFAERRGKPGVINQLAEMAAEGQDKNPEHIFILTDASVMMDPGCLRALVRHFKNPEIDIVDAHMIHVGMKEEGISQAEDEYISSEVRLKHREGLVWGKMIGPFGGCFALRASRFSKVPANFLVDDFYLTMKVFEQGGKAINDLEATCREPVSHELREEFRRKARISAGNFQNMTTFPHLWWPPLRPLSFAFFSHKVLRWLGPFLILAILLSSALLALGGNLFYCLLFWVMAGGSILLPLLDLLFNALGLNILPLRGARYFVMMNLALLQGFIKFIKGIRSNVWEPTKRSHPTKP
- the ribB gene encoding 3,4-dihydroxy-2-butanone-4-phosphate synthase; the encoded protein is MSGNQLKEAIQPSLKLNAIEEAIADIKAGKVIIVVDDEDRENEGDFICAAECVTPEIINFMATHGRGLICAPIDEKRADQLELEMMVSSNTALHETAFTVSIDLIGQGCTTGISAYDRATGIRALVDPKTKPSDYARPGHIFPLRAKTGGVLRRTGHTEAAIDLARLAGYAPAGVLVEILNEDGTMARLPQLMEIAERFGLKIIAIKDLVAYRMRTERIVKREVSVHLETKYGNFEVIAFRQITTNDIHLAIKCGDWQPEEPVLVRVHSSTETGDILGALFDDYGVQLQRSIEMISAEGQGLLLYMRHGEKADTILHRLESYRQKEEKGENVALEKKGEMTQRDFGVGAQILRELDICKIRQITNNPKRRIGLIGYGLEIVENVPLVLRSS
- a CDS encoding polyphosphate polymerase domain-containing protein is translated as MRYERKYKLDSLHPSAFEQAIRLHPASFRPIYSPRQVNNLYFDTPDFIAFHDNAAGVSQRVKHRLRWYGRPFEVINDPVLETKVKDNLLGRKESFPLPPGQYRADKLDGLLGQVRQHLGYGLELQPVLFNSYHRSYWTTPNGRFRITVDSELQFGAYREQEGRLLPYSLPAVILELKYEQEEEEESDFILQHLPFRQTKSSKYGMGVEVCYGGVL